A genome region from Drosophila simulans strain w501 chromosome 2R, Prin_Dsim_3.1, whole genome shotgun sequence includes the following:
- the LOC6734929 gene encoding patronin isoform X2 has protein sequence MDVETQEIRQARQRASVKWLLSKAFNNRVPDNLKEPFYRDHENQERLKPQIIVELGNATLYCQTLANLYSDPNYQSMNHWSIIQTLARKGVPVAESADMPITETVLIQTNPLRINAHMSVIESLMVLYAKEISSGDRVMAAIRRISGNNYQAPTGQSYEQALLGWISHACAALKKRIIKEVDAGLPDDNGSRLQTPDIPPVRDFQDLCDGICLALLISYYCPKVVPWTSVRINYLPAVEDSIHNILLVCNFSQKHLPYTVMHMTPEDVTYMRGSMKLNLVVLLTDLFNLFEIHPAKCVCYPGMDGQDVIARRTMGANEHGICHRRGLTVQPVTPIPDLRSDLDQPPVGSPQNRPPFQVPHSNSFGGGLNRRSTPPNEYQTVQSNNFDGNHAEAFVVHKSRGITTLASMHSQQQQQLHQQQQHQQQYHQQPLQQHPSQSQLQIQQQEPLVPARLRQAKEKTNVESKADERGDFVAAGRPSNWEQSRRPSFAGRRSRRNSSSEDSQLTIENFGGSQDQLNTLGRYERDRERKLSNTSVGSYPVEPAVAVRSSIADARGTLQLGYDTDSGSEKQDRETEKYSMRRQVSVDNVPTVSSHNLSNAGSPLPVARHKQHSSDKDYSSNSGMTPDAYNDSRSTSGYDPESTPVRKSSTSSMPASPAAWQLDVGDDDMRSLENASKLSTIRMKLEEKRRRIEQDKRKIEMALLRHQEKEDLESCPDVMKWETMSNESKRTPDMDPVDLDKYQQSIAIMNMNLQDIQQDIHRLATQQSQMQAQHLQAQQLMQAQQIANMLNQQTYGSQQHLADHHYQQQRPMQQSFGSSPHLPQAYNAPVSAYSSRPPSRDPYQQQLHHQQQQPMPMPQQMQYVNEHGQYMSPPQPAHYMPQQAQQPQSIYSDNGAAYNHSNHSPYGGAPQYRSSVVYDDYGQPTNHFYLHESSPQPQAHPHPQRRTWAHSAAAAAYEQQQQIQPSLVDVNAWQTQQHQKQKQTWMNRPPSSAGAPSPGSFMLHQNGAGGGGGGGGELQHLFQVQASPQHGQRQVSGSNGVQRQQSLTNLRDNRSPKAPQNMGMPMGMPMQQEDMMAPQSICFIGDEEDVDELERNIIESMQSTHVSDFVHQQQQQHQHQQQLQQQHRLQGHSGRGSSSEDYDSGEMISNKLNITSGNLTYRIPSPSRPSIQANSFQDPRAMAAASGGEDQPPEKGFYISFDDEQPKRPKPPLRAKRSPKKESPPGSRDSVDNQATLKRESLSHLHNNNNIGFGNDDVNSKPVTRHSIHGLNNSNSVKSPGNATYNKYTDEPPIQLRQLAVSGAMSPTSNDRHHLEDVSNQSPQQTQQPMSPTRLQQSSNNAEAAKNKALVIGADSTNLDPESVDEMERRKEKIMLLSLQRRQQQEEAKARKEIEASQKREKEREKEEERSRKKEEQMARRAAILEQHRLKKAIEEAEREGKTLDRPDLHVKLQSHSSTSTTPRLRQQRTTRPRPKTIHVDDASVDISEASSFSSRGKKGSSSNLTGYGQLSSNSMKRDYYRGSQDSLTVKESPDDYPSTSSTPIGRRGSYKTSREPAGVERGRTLSRISVAKGSTLNFRGRKSNSLMNLCDTDSGLGRATPPRRAPSPGMGMGASGRHMPSPSGPGSLPPGLISKRRGFDDGSSDFSLTPNLNMEYSGPKLYKQPAAKSNRGIILNAVEYCVFPGVVNREAKQKVLEKIARSEAKHFLVLFRDAGCQFRALYSYQPETDQVTKLYGTGPSQVEEVMFDKFFKYNSGGKCFSQVHTKHLTVTIDAFTIHNSLWQGKRVQLPSKKDMALVI, from the exons GCTCGTCAACGTGCTTCCGTCAAATGGCTGCTCTCGAAGGCGTTCAACAATCGCGTGCCGGACAACCTGAAGGAGCCCTTCTACCGCGACCATGAGAACCAGGAGCGCCTCAAGCCGCAGATCATCGTGGAGCTGGGCAATGCCACGCTCTACTGCCAGACGCTGGCCAATCTGTACTCAGATCCCAACTACCAAAGCATGAACCACTGGTCAATAATACAGACGCTAGCGCGCAAGGGAGTTCCCGTGGCCGAATCCGCGGACATGCCCATTACCGAAACGGTATTAATTCAAACAAATCCGCTGCGAATT AACGCCCACATGTCTGTGATAGAATCGCTGATGGTTTTGTATGCGAAGGAAATATCATCGGGTGACCGCGTCATGGCGGCCATACGAAG AATATCTGGCAACAACTATCAGGCGCCCACTGGCCAGTCCTACGAGCAAGCTCTGCTGGGCTGGATTTCACATGCTTGCGCCGCTCTGAAAAAGCGCATTATCAAGGAGGTGGACGCTGGGCTGCCCGACGATAAT GGTTCTCGTCTGCAGACGCCGGATATACCACCTGTAAGGGACTTCCAGGATCTGTGCGATGGCATATGTTTGGCGCTGCTCATCTCGTACTACTGCCCAAAGGTGGTGCCGTGGACGAGTGTGCGGATTAACTATTTGCCCGCCGTAGAGGACTCTATTCACAACATCCTGCTGGTCTGCAATTTCTCGCAGAAGCATCTGCCCTACACCGTGATGCATATGACGCCCGAGGATGTGACCTACATGCGCGG ATCCATGAAACTGAATCTGGTAGTGCTGCTGACGGATCTGTTCAACCTGTTTGAGATACACCCGGCCAAATGTGTTTGTTACCCCGGCATGGATGGTCAGG ATGTCATCGCCCGGCGCACTATGGGCGCCAATGAGCACGGGATCTGCCATCGACGGGGCCTCACAGTGCAGCCCGTCACACCCATTCCCGATCTGCGCAGCGATCTCGACCAGCCGCCCGTAGGCTCGCCTCAGAACCGACCACCGTTCCAAG TTCCGCACTCGAATTCATTTGGCGGCGGCTTAAATCGCAGATCAACCCCGCCCAACGAATACCAGACGGTTCAGTCAAATAATTTTGACGGTAATCATGCCGAag CCTTCGTGGTGCACAAGTCGCGTGGCATCACCACACTCGCCTCCATGcactcgcagcagcagcagcagctccatcagcagcaacagcatcagcagcaataCCATCAgcagccactgcagcagcacccGTCCCAGTCGCAGCTCCAAATCCAACAGCAGGAGCCCTTGGTTCCGGCTCGCTTGCGCCAGGCTAAAGAAAAGACCAATGTTGAGTCGAAGGCGGACGAGAGAG GCGATTTTGTCGCTGCGGGTCGACCAAGTAACTGGGAACAGAGCCGCCGGCCAAGCTTTGCAG GTCGTCGCTCGCGCAGAAACTCCTCCAGCGAGGACTCCCAGCTGACCATCGAGAACTTTGGTGGCTCGCAGGATCAGCTGAATACGCTGGGACGATACGAACGCGACAGGGAACGCAAACTGTCCAACACCAGTGTGGGCAGTTATCCAGTTGAACCCGCTGTGGCCGTTCGCTCTTCAATTGCCGATGCTAGGGGCACGTTGCAGTTGGGCTACGATACGGACTCCGGCTCTGAGAAGCAGGATCGCGAAACGGAAAAGTATTCGATGCGCCGGCAAGTCAG TGTCGACAATGTGCCCACGGTGTCGTCGCACAATCTTTCGAATGCGGGCAGCCCGTTGCCGGTGGCTAGGCACAAGCAACATTCCAGCGACAAAGactacagcagcaacagcggcatgACACCAGATGCATACAACGATTCCCGCTCCACCAGTGGCTACGATCCGGAGAGCACGCCCGTTCGCAAGTCCTCGACGAGCAGCATGCCAGCAAGTCCGGCTGCTTGGCAGTTGGATGTAGGAGACGACGATATGCGCTCGCTGGAAAACGCCAGCAAGTTGTCCACCATTCGAATGAAATTGGAGGAGAAGCGGCGGCGCATTGAGCAGGACAAGCGCAAGATCGAGATGGCTTTGCTGAGGCACCAGGAGAAG GAGGATTTGGAATCGTGTCCGGACGTGATGAAATGGGAGACCATGAGCAACGAATCAAAGCGCACGCCTGATATGGATCCCGTGGATTTGGACAAATACCAG CAAAGTATCGCCATTATGAACATGAATCTGCAGGATATCCAGCAGGATATCCACCGCCTGGCCACCCAGCAAAGCCAAATGCAGGCGCAGCACCTCCAAGCCCAACAGCTCATGCAGGCTCAGCAAATAGCCAACATGCTGAACCAG CAGACCTATGGGTCGCAGCAGCACCTGGCTGATCACCATTACCAGCAGCAGAGACCCATGCAGCAAAGCTTTGGTTCATCGCCCCATCTTCCGCAGGCCTACAACGCCCCAGTCAGCGCATACAGCTCCCGTCCGCCCAGTCGCGATCCttaccagcagcagctccaccatcagcagcagcagcccatgcccatgccgcAACAGATGCAGTACGTCAACGAGCATGGGCAGTATATGTCGCCGCCGCAGCCCGCACACTACATGCCGCAGCAGGCACAACAGCCGCAAAGCATTTACAGCGACAACGGGGCGGCGTACAATCACAGTAACCACTCGCCATACGGCGGAGCTCCACAGTATCGGAGCAGCGTTGTGTACGACGATTACGGGCAGCCCACCAACCACTTCTACCTGCATGAGTCATCGCCGCAGCCTCAAgctcatccgcatccgcagcGCAGGACTTGGGCTCActccgcagcagccgccgcttatgaacaacagcaacagatcCAGCCTTCCCTGGTGGATGTGAATGCCTGGCAGACGCAGCAGCAccaaaagcagaagcagacCTGGATGAACAGGCCGCCCTCGAGTGCGGGAGCCCCGAGCCCTGGCAGCTTTATGCTTCACCAGAACGGAGcaggaggtggtggcggtggtggtggcgagCTACAGCACCTGTTTCAGGTACAGGCTTCGCCACAGCACGGGCAACGTCAGGTTAGTGGATCCAATGGCGTGCAGCGCCAGCAGTCGCTGACCAACTTGCGAGACAATCGCTCGCCCAAGGCACCACAAAACATGGGAATGCCCATGGGTATGCCGATGCAGCAGGAGGACATGATGGCACCGCAGAGTATTTGCTTCATCGGTGACGAGGAGGATGTTGATGAGCTGGAACGGAACATCATCGAATCTATGCAGTCAACGCACGTCTCCGACTTTGtacaccaacagcagcagcagcaccagcaccaacagcaacttcagcagcaacatcggtTGCAGGGGCACAGCGGACGAGGCAGCAGCTCGGAGGATTATGACAGCGGGGAGATGATCTCCAACAAGCTGAACATCACCAGCGGCAATCTCACCTATCGCATACCCTCGCCATCCCGTCCCTCCATCCAAGCCAACAGCTTCCAGGATCCCCGAGCCATGGCAGCGGCTTCCGGTGGCGAGGACCAGCCGCCCGAGAAGGGTTTCTACATCTCCTTCGACGATGAGCAGCCCAAACGACCCAAGCCACCTCTGCGCGCCAAGCGATCGCCCAAAAAGGAGTCTCCACCGGGAAGTCGGGACAGCGTCGATAACCAGGCGACCCTGAAACGCGAATCGCTAAGTCAtctgcacaacaacaacaatattgGATTCGGGAATGATGATGTCAACAGCAAACCGGTGACCAGGCACAGCATCCATGGCCTAAACAACTCCAACAGTGTCAAATCTCCCGGAAATGCCACGTACAACAAGTACACGGATGAGCCGCCAATCCAATTGCGCCAGTTGGCCGTTTCGGGAGCAATGTCACCAACTAGTAACGATCGTCATCACTTGGAGGATGTCAGCAATCAGTCACCGCAGCAGACGCAGCAACCAATGTCGCCCACGCGACTCCAACAGAGTAGCAACAACGCAGAGGCGGCCAAGAACAAGGCGCTGGTCATCGGAGCAGATTCCACCAATTTGGATCCG GAATCTGTTGATGAGATGGAGCGTCGCAAGGAGAAAATCATGCTACTGTCGTTGCAACGTCGCCAGCAACAGGAGGAGGCGAAGGCGCGCAAAGAGATTGAGGCTTCCCAGAAGCGAGAAAAGGAGCGCGAAAAGGAGGAGGAACGATCGCGGAAAAAGGAGGAGCAAATGGCACGGAGAGCGGCCATTTTGGAGCAGCACAGACTCAAGAAAGCCATTGAAGAGGCCGAGCGAGAG GGTAAAACCCTGGATCGGCCCGACCTTCACGTGAAGCTGCAATCGCATTCATCCACCTCAACGACCCCACGGCTGAGGCAGCAGCGCACCACGCGTCCCAGGCCTAAGACAATTCACGTGGACGATGCCAGCGTGGACATCAGCGAGGCTTCAAGCTTCTCTAGTCGGGGCAAAAAAGGCTCAAGCTCGAATCTAACCG GCTACGGTCAACTAAGctcaaattcaatgaaaagAGATTACTACAGGGGCTCGCAAGACTCCCTCACTGTAAAAg AGTCACCCGATGATTATCCCAGTACAAGTTCAACTCCGATTGGACGACGGGGATCGTACAAAACTTCCAGAG AGCCAGCCGGCGTAGAAAGGGGCCGCACTCTGTCGCGTATCTCCGTCGCTAAGGGCAGCACGCTTAATTTCCGGGGCCGAAAGTCCAATTCGCTAATGAATCTGTGCG ACACAGATTCGGGACTGGGACGCGCCACTCCGCCGAGGCGTGCTCCGTCGCctggaatgggaatgggcgcTTCAGGTAGGCATATGCCATCTCCCTCCGGACCGGGCTCATTGCCGCCAGGTTTGATATCGAAACGTCGCGGATTTGATGATGGATCCAGCGATTTCTCTTTAACTCCGAATTTGAACATGGAATATTCGG GTCCTAAACTCTATAAACAACCAGCGGCCAAATCGAATCGTGGAATCATCCTGAATGCCGTTGAATATTGTGTTTTTCCCGGCGTTGTCAACCGCGAGGCCAAACAGAAAGTGCTGGAGAAGATTGCGCGCTCGGAGGCGAAGCACTTCCTGGTACTCTTCCGCGATGCTGGCTGCCAGTTCCGCGCCCTCTACAGCTACCAGCCCGAAACGGACCAGGTGACCAAGCTGTATGGTACTGGGCCTAGTCAAGTCGAAGAAGTCATGTTCGACAAGTTTTTCAA ATACAACTCAGGAGGCAAGTGCTTCTCGCAAGTGCACACAAAGCATCTGACAGTGACCATCGACGCCTTCACAATACACAACTCCCTGTGGCAGGGCAAGCGGGTGCAGTTGCCCAGCAAAAAAGACATGGCGCTTGTAATCTAA
- the LOC6734929 gene encoding patronin isoform X32, whose amino-acid sequence MDVETQEIRQARQRASVKWLLSKAFNNRVPDNLKEPFYRDHENQERLKPQIIVELGNATLYCQTLANLYSDPNYQSMNHWSIIQTLARKGVPVAESADMPITETVLIQTNPLRINAHMSVIESLMVLYAKEISSGDRVMAAIRRISGNNYQAPTGQSYEQALLGWISHACAALKKRIIKEVDAGLPDDNGSRLQTPDIPPVRDFQDLCDGICLALLISYYCPKVVPWTSVRINYLPAVEDSIHNILLVCNFSQKHLPYTVMHMTPEDVTYMRGSMKLNLVVLLTDLFNLFEIHPAKCVCYPGMDGQVPHSNSFGGGLNRRSTPPNEYQTVQSNNFDGNHAEAFVVHKSRGITTLASMHSQQQQQLHQQQQHQQQYHQQPLQQHPSQSQLQIQQQEPLVPARLRQAKEKTNVESKADERGDFVAAGRPSNWEQSRRPSFAGRRSRRNSSSEDSQLTIENFGGSQDQLNTLGRYERDRERKLSNTSVGSYPVEPAVAVRSSIADARGTLQLGYDTDSGSEKQDRETEKYSMRRQVSVDNVPTVSSHNLSNAGSPLPVARHKQHSSDKDYSSNSGMTPDAYNDSRSTSGYDPESTPVRKSSTSSMPASPAAWQLDVGDDDMRSLENASKLSTIRMKLEEKRRRIEQDKRKIEMALLRHQEKEDLESCPDVMKWETMSNESKRTPDMDPVDLDKYQQSIAIMNMNLQDIQQDIHRLATQQSQMQAQHLQAQQLMQAQQIANMLNQQQTYGSQQHLADHHYQQQRPMQQSFGSSPHLPQAYNAPVSAYSSRPPSRDPYQQQLHHQQQQPMPMPQQMQYVNEHGQYMSPPQPAHYMPQQAQQPQSIYSDNGAAYNHSNHSPYGGAPQYRSSVVYDDYGQPTNHFYLHESSPQPQAHPHPQRRTWAHSAAAAAYEQQQQIQPSLVDVNAWQTQQHQKQKQTWMNRPPSSAGAPSPGSFMLHQNGAGGGGGGGGELQHLFQVQASPQHGQRQVSGSNGVQRQQSLTNLRDNRSPKAPQNMGMPMGMPMQQEDMMAPQSICFIGDEEDVDELERNIIESMQSTHVSDFVHQQQQQHQHQQQLQQQHRLQGHSGRGSSSEDYDSGEMISNKLNITSGNLTYRIPSPSRPSIQANSFQDPRAMAAASGGEDQPPEKGFYISFDDEQPKRPKPPLRAKRSPKKESPPGSRDSVDNQATLKRESLSHLHNNNNIGFGNDDVNSKPVTRHSIHGLNNSNSVKSPGNATYNKYTDEPPIQLRQLAVSGAMSPTSNDRHHLEDVSNQSPQQTQQPMSPTRLQQSSNNAEAAKNKALVIGADSTNLDPESVDEMERRKEKIMLLSLQRRQQQEEAKARKEIEASQKREKEREKEEERSRKKEEQMARRAAILEQHRLKKAIEEAEREGKTLDRPDLHVKLQSHSSTSTTPRLRQQRTTRPRPKTIHVDDASVDISEASSFSSRGKKGSSSNLTGYGQLSSNSMKRDYYRGSQDSLTVKDSGLGRATPPRRAPSPGMGMGASGRHMPSPSGPGSLPPGLISKRRGFDDGSSDFSLTPNLNMEYSGPKLYKQPAAKSNRGIILNAVEYCVFPGVVNREAKQKVLEKIARSEAKHFLVLFRDAGCQFRALYSYQPETDQVTKLYGTGPSQVEEVMFDKFFKYNSGGKCFSQVHTKHLTVTIDAFTIHNSLWQGKRVQLPSKKDMALVI is encoded by the exons GCTCGTCAACGTGCTTCCGTCAAATGGCTGCTCTCGAAGGCGTTCAACAATCGCGTGCCGGACAACCTGAAGGAGCCCTTCTACCGCGACCATGAGAACCAGGAGCGCCTCAAGCCGCAGATCATCGTGGAGCTGGGCAATGCCACGCTCTACTGCCAGACGCTGGCCAATCTGTACTCAGATCCCAACTACCAAAGCATGAACCACTGGTCAATAATACAGACGCTAGCGCGCAAGGGAGTTCCCGTGGCCGAATCCGCGGACATGCCCATTACCGAAACGGTATTAATTCAAACAAATCCGCTGCGAATT AACGCCCACATGTCTGTGATAGAATCGCTGATGGTTTTGTATGCGAAGGAAATATCATCGGGTGACCGCGTCATGGCGGCCATACGAAG AATATCTGGCAACAACTATCAGGCGCCCACTGGCCAGTCCTACGAGCAAGCTCTGCTGGGCTGGATTTCACATGCTTGCGCCGCTCTGAAAAAGCGCATTATCAAGGAGGTGGACGCTGGGCTGCCCGACGATAAT GGTTCTCGTCTGCAGACGCCGGATATACCACCTGTAAGGGACTTCCAGGATCTGTGCGATGGCATATGTTTGGCGCTGCTCATCTCGTACTACTGCCCAAAGGTGGTGCCGTGGACGAGTGTGCGGATTAACTATTTGCCCGCCGTAGAGGACTCTATTCACAACATCCTGCTGGTCTGCAATTTCTCGCAGAAGCATCTGCCCTACACCGTGATGCATATGACGCCCGAGGATGTGACCTACATGCGCGG ATCCATGAAACTGAATCTGGTAGTGCTGCTGACGGATCTGTTCAACCTGTTTGAGATACACCCGGCCAAATGTGTTTGTTACCCCGGCATGGATGGTCAGG TTCCGCACTCGAATTCATTTGGCGGCGGCTTAAATCGCAGATCAACCCCGCCCAACGAATACCAGACGGTTCAGTCAAATAATTTTGACGGTAATCATGCCGAag CCTTCGTGGTGCACAAGTCGCGTGGCATCACCACACTCGCCTCCATGcactcgcagcagcagcagcagctccatcagcagcaacagcatcagcagcaataCCATCAgcagccactgcagcagcacccGTCCCAGTCGCAGCTCCAAATCCAACAGCAGGAGCCCTTGGTTCCGGCTCGCTTGCGCCAGGCTAAAGAAAAGACCAATGTTGAGTCGAAGGCGGACGAGAGAG GCGATTTTGTCGCTGCGGGTCGACCAAGTAACTGGGAACAGAGCCGCCGGCCAAGCTTTGCAG GTCGTCGCTCGCGCAGAAACTCCTCCAGCGAGGACTCCCAGCTGACCATCGAGAACTTTGGTGGCTCGCAGGATCAGCTGAATACGCTGGGACGATACGAACGCGACAGGGAACGCAAACTGTCCAACACCAGTGTGGGCAGTTATCCAGTTGAACCCGCTGTGGCCGTTCGCTCTTCAATTGCCGATGCTAGGGGCACGTTGCAGTTGGGCTACGATACGGACTCCGGCTCTGAGAAGCAGGATCGCGAAACGGAAAAGTATTCGATGCGCCGGCAAGTCAG TGTCGACAATGTGCCCACGGTGTCGTCGCACAATCTTTCGAATGCGGGCAGCCCGTTGCCGGTGGCTAGGCACAAGCAACATTCCAGCGACAAAGactacagcagcaacagcggcatgACACCAGATGCATACAACGATTCCCGCTCCACCAGTGGCTACGATCCGGAGAGCACGCCCGTTCGCAAGTCCTCGACGAGCAGCATGCCAGCAAGTCCGGCTGCTTGGCAGTTGGATGTAGGAGACGACGATATGCGCTCGCTGGAAAACGCCAGCAAGTTGTCCACCATTCGAATGAAATTGGAGGAGAAGCGGCGGCGCATTGAGCAGGACAAGCGCAAGATCGAGATGGCTTTGCTGAGGCACCAGGAGAAG GAGGATTTGGAATCGTGTCCGGACGTGATGAAATGGGAGACCATGAGCAACGAATCAAAGCGCACGCCTGATATGGATCCCGTGGATTTGGACAAATACCAG CAAAGTATCGCCATTATGAACATGAATCTGCAGGATATCCAGCAGGATATCCACCGCCTGGCCACCCAGCAAAGCCAAATGCAGGCGCAGCACCTCCAAGCCCAACAGCTCATGCAGGCTCAGCAAATAGCCAACATGCTGAACCAG CAACAGACCTATGGGTCGCAGCAGCACCTGGCTGATCACCATTACCAGCAGCAGAGACCCATGCAGCAAAGCTTTGGTTCATCGCCCCATCTTCCGCAGGCCTACAACGCCCCAGTCAGCGCATACAGCTCCCGTCCGCCCAGTCGCGATCCttaccagcagcagctccaccatcagcagcagcagcccatgcccatgccgcAACAGATGCAGTACGTCAACGAGCATGGGCAGTATATGTCGCCGCCGCAGCCCGCACACTACATGCCGCAGCAGGCACAACAGCCGCAAAGCATTTACAGCGACAACGGGGCGGCGTACAATCACAGTAACCACTCGCCATACGGCGGAGCTCCACAGTATCGGAGCAGCGTTGTGTACGACGATTACGGGCAGCCCACCAACCACTTCTACCTGCATGAGTCATCGCCGCAGCCTCAAgctcatccgcatccgcagcGCAGGACTTGGGCTCActccgcagcagccgccgcttatgaacaacagcaacagatcCAGCCTTCCCTGGTGGATGTGAATGCCTGGCAGACGCAGCAGCAccaaaagcagaagcagacCTGGATGAACAGGCCGCCCTCGAGTGCGGGAGCCCCGAGCCCTGGCAGCTTTATGCTTCACCAGAACGGAGcaggaggtggtggcggtggtggtggcgagCTACAGCACCTGTTTCAGGTACAGGCTTCGCCACAGCACGGGCAACGTCAGGTTAGTGGATCCAATGGCGTGCAGCGCCAGCAGTCGCTGACCAACTTGCGAGACAATCGCTCGCCCAAGGCACCACAAAACATGGGAATGCCCATGGGTATGCCGATGCAGCAGGAGGACATGATGGCACCGCAGAGTATTTGCTTCATCGGTGACGAGGAGGATGTTGATGAGCTGGAACGGAACATCATCGAATCTATGCAGTCAACGCACGTCTCCGACTTTGtacaccaacagcagcagcagcaccagcaccaacagcaacttcagcagcaacatcggtTGCAGGGGCACAGCGGACGAGGCAGCAGCTCGGAGGATTATGACAGCGGGGAGATGATCTCCAACAAGCTGAACATCACCAGCGGCAATCTCACCTATCGCATACCCTCGCCATCCCGTCCCTCCATCCAAGCCAACAGCTTCCAGGATCCCCGAGCCATGGCAGCGGCTTCCGGTGGCGAGGACCAGCCGCCCGAGAAGGGTTTCTACATCTCCTTCGACGATGAGCAGCCCAAACGACCCAAGCCACCTCTGCGCGCCAAGCGATCGCCCAAAAAGGAGTCTCCACCGGGAAGTCGGGACAGCGTCGATAACCAGGCGACCCTGAAACGCGAATCGCTAAGTCAtctgcacaacaacaacaatattgGATTCGGGAATGATGATGTCAACAGCAAACCGGTGACCAGGCACAGCATCCATGGCCTAAACAACTCCAACAGTGTCAAATCTCCCGGAAATGCCACGTACAACAAGTACACGGATGAGCCGCCAATCCAATTGCGCCAGTTGGCCGTTTCGGGAGCAATGTCACCAACTAGTAACGATCGTCATCACTTGGAGGATGTCAGCAATCAGTCACCGCAGCAGACGCAGCAACCAATGTCGCCCACGCGACTCCAACAGAGTAGCAACAACGCAGAGGCGGCCAAGAACAAGGCGCTGGTCATCGGAGCAGATTCCACCAATTTGGATCCG GAATCTGTTGATGAGATGGAGCGTCGCAAGGAGAAAATCATGCTACTGTCGTTGCAACGTCGCCAGCAACAGGAGGAGGCGAAGGCGCGCAAAGAGATTGAGGCTTCCCAGAAGCGAGAAAAGGAGCGCGAAAAGGAGGAGGAACGATCGCGGAAAAAGGAGGAGCAAATGGCACGGAGAGCGGCCATTTTGGAGCAGCACAGACTCAAGAAAGCCATTGAAGAGGCCGAGCGAGAG GGTAAAACCCTGGATCGGCCCGACCTTCACGTGAAGCTGCAATCGCATTCATCCACCTCAACGACCCCACGGCTGAGGCAGCAGCGCACCACGCGTCCCAGGCCTAAGACAATTCACGTGGACGATGCCAGCGTGGACATCAGCGAGGCTTCAAGCTTCTCTAGTCGGGGCAAAAAAGGCTCAAGCTCGAATCTAACCG GCTACGGTCAACTAAGctcaaattcaatgaaaagAGATTACTACAGGGGCTCGCAAGACTCCCTCACTGTAAAAg ATTCGGGACTGGGACGCGCCACTCCGCCGAGGCGTGCTCCGTCGCctggaatgggaatgggcgcTTCAGGTAGGCATATGCCATCTCCCTCCGGACCGGGCTCATTGCCGCCAGGTTTGATATCGAAACGTCGCGGATTTGATGATGGATCCAGCGATTTCTCTTTAACTCCGAATTTGAACATGGAATATTCGG GTCCTAAACTCTATAAACAACCAGCGGCCAAATCGAATCGTGGAATCATCCTGAATGCCGTTGAATATTGTGTTTTTCCCGGCGTTGTCAACCGCGAGGCCAAACAGAAAGTGCTGGAGAAGATTGCGCGCTCGGAGGCGAAGCACTTCCTGGTACTCTTCCGCGATGCTGGCTGCCAGTTCCGCGCCCTCTACAGCTACCAGCCCGAAACGGACCAGGTGACCAAGCTGTATGGTACTGGGCCTAGTCAAGTCGAAGAAGTCATGTTCGACAAGTTTTTCAA ATACAACTCAGGAGGCAAGTGCTTCTCGCAAGTGCACACAAAGCATCTGACAGTGACCATCGACGCCTTCACAATACACAACTCCCTGTGGCAGGGCAAGCGGGTGCAGTTGCCCAGCAAAAAAGACATGGCGCTTGTAATCTAA